The following nucleotide sequence is from Ochotona princeps isolate mOchPri1 chromosome 24, mOchPri1.hap1, whole genome shotgun sequence.
GTCCCCAGTCTTCCCCTTGATCTATGACCGTGACCCTGCACAGCAAACACCTGTGTGTTTCTATGCCTTCCTGTTCCCCAGGAGCTGGCCATGCCCGGGGAAGACCTGAAGCTCAGCTTGATCTTACGGCAGCCAATGATCTTAGAGAAAGGCCAGCGCTTCACCCTGCGAGATGGCAACCGGACCATCGGCACGGGCCTGGTCACAGACACACCGGCCATGACCGAGGAGGACAAGAACCTCAAGTGGAGTTGAGTCTGTGGACTGCGCAGGTGCTCGTGTTGAGGGCTGCCCTGGCCAGTGTCCCCTTCTGCTTCTGGtgccccatgtgggcacaggctgTGACCCAGCTGAGCACAGCCATGGACACTTACCCAGAGGGCGGGCCTGCCAGTTGAGGTGGGCCAATAAACTGTTCTGTGAATAGTAAGCTGGCCTGTGTCTGTCCTATGGAGGTTGAGGGAGAGTGCCAAAGGGAGCCGAGTCCCTGGGCAGGGGCAGTGCCATTGCACCTGAATTCTTGCCAAGCATTGAGACCATCTCCTGGGCAGCTCCTTatgcagtgagctaagctgccaatTGCAGCACTGGGGCATCCCATACCAGGGCACTAGTTctcatcctggctcctccacttccaaaaaCCAGTGGACAGCGGCCTGATTACTTGAGTTGGCTTTAgcccatcccagccctggctagggagtgaatcagtagatggaagatcttcatgttACTCTCAGATCCTTAATAAAGCCATGATCACTGCTCTGATAACTTGAGATGGCCTGGCAACATGCCACAGTGGAGGAAATGATTGAGTTCATCAAGGAACCAGTTGGGTCTCCACTCAGGTGCCAAGCCATCTCGTGTATAGCTGACTAGGTTAGCTCCCCACTGAGCTGTGATGTGGGGGCTGGGCTGTGTTCACTGCCTGCCCCTGAAGCACCCAGCACATATGCAGTCAGTACTCACTGAATACTGCAAGTCACATCATTCTTTATGCTCCAGATGGGTCACTACTGCTGTCACCAGTTCTAAGAACAGGTGTCGGAGGCTGAAGAATGGGCCGTCCAATATTggttacacacatacatacgtacaagGAATACAGTTTTGTCTTTACAAGGTGGATACTGATgccacacagcacagccaggTGGTGGGTGAGCATCAGTCCTAGCTATACTGGGCAATTCCTGACCAGAGTAAAGCTTCCTCTACAACTTTCTCTGGGTTGGTGTTGTAGCAGAAGCAGGAAAAGCTGCAGCCTGCCTTCaggggttcatgtcctggcaaccGCAGCTGGGCAGGGAGCTAACTAGTGATGGGGAGATTTCGCAACACTTTAGACAGATCTCCTGGTCTGCGCTGATAGTAAAGGTAGATAGCAAATCTACAGGCTCCCCCGACACTGAGAGGAGCACTCAGCCAGTCGCAGTCAACTCACAGCTAGCACTTCGAGGCTGCCTGCAGGCTTCTTCTGGCCGTTTCCCAGCCCAAAACATTGCCATCCCTGCCTACAGCATCCATTCTggctccacacacccttcccctcccccacactggcAGTGTCTGCCTGACTGCCCACTTTGGTGCCATACAGACATCGGTGCCATTCTCCCAAACTGTTAAGTCCCCATTTAGAAGTGTTTCCTGGCTTCTTAATTCTCTGCTCTCTCCCATGATCACCCTAAGCTGTGCATCAAGACCAGCCTTCAGTGCTGAGGCAGATACCGCTCAACTCCCAAGTTGGGTCCTGCAGTAAGGGCGCCCCTTGAGGCAACAGGACCCCTTGTCATAACACTCCGTCAGGAGACCCCCCTACCCTTTCGCATTAAGACGAACTGACCTGTTTTTACAGGAAAGATGATGAGATAAATAGCATATACTGAGACACAACTGTAACCTCTCTATAGGAAGTCACAGGCAGGTTCAgttagtttaaaattttattttttaatttttttttaatatttttatgtaataaaaagtaaaagtcCTTGTCCAACCATCCTTGTGGGGcatctgtctgtatgtctctcacgcAGATCACTCAAGTTAATGGGGAAGAAAGAACTGGGGGCCCAAGTCTGAGGttataaataatagaaaataaaagatcttccgtctccaGCGGGGGACTAGATGAGAGGATGGGAGGGCAAGGTAGGGTGGGgatgggcagggcagagcagagcaggaaccccccaccccagccctgttcAGGCCCCTCCCAGTCAAGGTGCTTGGCAGGAATTCCCCAGCTCCCCCAGGGGACAGGGGGCTGGGGGGGCTGGGACTGGTCCgagctgtggggagggggagggggaaagagacaTAGATCACTCTTCCCTCCACTCATGGAGGTCTCAGGTCGCGGCCAGGACAATCTTCAGTTCCCCGGGGGGtggaaggggagctgctgggagggATGAGATTGAACTGGTTggaggggaaagagaagagagcagGAGCATTAGAACCCAAGCAGCTGTCCCTTCATCCAATGCGTCCGGTGGGGGTGTGCGGGGTGTTTGGGCAGGAGCGGCCTCCTCAAGGTGTCTCATGGGCTGTCAGCAGCACAGGTCAATCGCTGTTGCCCAGTAAGCCAGAGCCCTCGCTCAGCCCCCCGCACCCGAGGCTGGCCCTGTCTGCTGCGCTGACCTTACCTCGCTAAGTCAGGAGACAGTCGGGGTCACTGagagctggggaggcagtggggaggggggctGCTGGATCACAACTGAGCGAGGACGGAGGGAAGCaaaggacagagccaggagcaagcCCCTGGCGGCGGCGACTGTGGCTTCTGCCCACCCTACATACTTCACAGACAGGTGCAGGTCGGCGGGCGCCCTGTGGGACAGCCCTGCCTCCAAGACCCCTCACTCCCCACCCAGAACCCGTGCATCCTGCCCCACCTGCAGCCCCTCAGCTCTTCCATGCCAAATTCCCCCAGCTAACGAGAACTCACGAATCCTGTCATCGGCTCCTCCTGGAAATCCAGGCGCCTGGCCAGGCTGCTCACCTTGGGGGTGTCCGATGTAGGGGTAGGGTGAGGGTGTGGAAGCTGAGAGTGCAGGCACCCCACTCTGGGGCACTGCGCCTTGGGGGGGCCCCCCATGGCTCTGGGGTGGGTGCAGCAGCATCACCTGGGGCGGGTGGGGAGCCCCAGGGTGAGGGGGCGGGGCTGCTGTGATTCCAGTTTGGACATGGGCCTGTGGGGAACAAAAAGGAGTTGCGAGTACCACAGCAGCAGGGGGTGCGGACAGGCTCTCAGGAACCCAGTGCCGGGGGCACTGCTGCTGCCAGGGTGGCACCAGGGACCGAGGACAAGTGGGTGTCCTCAGGACTCCAAGCAGGGTTCCCCTGTGGACTCTTACCTGGGTAACATGGGCCATGTTGGTGAAGCCGTGGGGCAGCTGCTGGTGGGGATGGATGGCGTACACAGCGGCTGGCTGGGGGAAGCTGCTCTGAGGGGACTGGGCAGACGGGCCCGGGGGCAGAGAGGGTGGCGTGCCTGTCAGGGCCCCTGGGTGGTACAGGTTCTGCTGAGGCTGTCCACTGCCCAGGTGTGGGGCCTGCCCCGCCTGATGCTGCTGGGGAAAGGAAGGGTAAGTGCCAACCACATCTCAGAACTCAGGTCAGCTGTCCTCAGTGGGACAGACAATAACCCCTCCTCTAGCCCTCCTCCTCATCACCCACTCTTGCCCCAGCCAGGAGACTCCCCATGGCAGGCACCTGAACAGGACTGGGGGCCGCATGCTGTGACTGCGGCTGGCTCCCGGTAGGCGTGGTTGCCGGCTGTGGTTGGTGGGCGTGGAGCTGCGTGGCATGGTGCGGGTAGGACTGGTGAACAGTGGCTGGAGCGGGAAGAAGGGCAAATCCATCCTGAGCCCGCTAGAAGGGGCCGAAGGACATGGTCCAGAGCAGGGGAGCAGGCACAGCAGAACTCACCATAAAGGGCTTGGGGGGTGGGCTGCTCTGCAGAAGGGTACTGAGGGGTAGAGGATGACACAATGGCCTGGGGATGGCTACCCGACGTCAGCATGCGTGGATTGCTTTGAAGCATGGGGGCAAACACGGGCTAGGGGAATAAAGAAGGGGTCAGCCAAGCAGGCTGGGGAGGCATGTCTTCCTAACTGGGCCATGTGGGCATAACACTGTCTGGGGTCGGGCCACGTGACCTTATTTACTGAACGCTCATACTACACCCCAACAAGCAGATTCCACCCAAGCTAAACTGCACAGAAAAGCCAAGGCTCAGGTGCCCAGCGCTTCAACCTGGGCCCCACAGAGCCAAGAGGTCAGCCCAAATCCACCAGTACAATTCCCTTCCCAGCCAGCACTCCAACACTGCGCGCCTCCCTGCCAAGCTCTGAagtcctgggggtggggatggagcttcctctgggcctgcaGTCACCTGTGAGGGATAGTGAGCCATGGGTTGCATCATAGCAGGCTGGCCTGGGAACTGCTGGGGGTTGTAGGGGATGTAGGAAGAATACGGTGTGGCAGCCACCAGAGGtgggcctgcagcagcagcagcctgcatCATGGGAGGGGCTGAGGCTGGCTGGTGTTGGTCCGAGCGCTGTGGGGGCAGAGAGCCTGGAGGGGAACAATAAATGTGCACAGCTCAAGCTCCACCTGCCAGGGGGCACAATGCAGCACCCCAATGACCTTTGCAGCCCTGGCTCACCTTTGGCTCCCCGGTACTTGCCCTGCTGTCCAGGCACTGAATTAGACACAGGATATGGATACATCTGGGGTGCCTAAGGATGCAAGGAGAGGCGGACCAATGACACGCATGCAAAAGCCCAACAGGCCTGACCTGGTCCATCAGCCAGGTCAGCCAAACCCTCCACCTCCGCCCCAAGGTGCCATCGTCTCCTGCCTGCACAGCTGGTCCCATGTGAATCTGAGGTATGTAGGAGATGTACTGGGGGCTGTAGAGCCCACTCTGGCCTGCTGTCAGCACCGGGATGGAGGGAGTTGAGTGAGTTCGGGGCCCCGGAGAAGTCGGGGTACTGGTGGATTTGTTCTGTAGGAGACAAGGGAGAAAGTTTTAtttctgccccacccccaactACACAGATAGTACTCGCAAGACTGCTCTGAGCCAAACACAGCCAGTACTTTTTCCTGGTTAAGTGTCACATCAAACCCTGACATAAGTCTTAAACTACAGGTGAGAAAGAAGAAGCAGAGGTCCAGTGGCTTATCCAGCACCACATGCTTCTTAAACAGCACGTTTCCTTGCCCATGCACGGCCCCGGGGGCCAGGAGTTCTCCACAGTacctcccaccccccacacagAAAACCAACTCTCCCCCTCTCACCACAGATAGCAGAGGTTTTGTAGGATTGAACTCCTTGGCATTGGGGTTCAACGTTGATTTCTTTACTTGTCTATGAGAGAGCAAGGTAAATCTTGTGGCTTGTCCCCTTATCACCCAACACCCGTGTCCCCAGGGCTGCTCCCACTTACTCGGCAACGGGGCCCTCATCCTTGTCGTCTCCCTTCAGGAGGCCCACAGGGGGGCTGCCAGTTTGGCTTGGGCAGGACGGCTGGGGCTGCTCCGGCCCCTCAGTGCCCCCTGCCGCTGCCAGGGATGCTTTATCCTCTTTATCCAACGCAGCCTCCGTCTTGGAGGAGACCGGAGAACCCAGGGGCTCGGAGGCCAACAGACCGTCtacttccttctccttccctttgGCCTCCTCCTTTAAGATCCGAGGGGGAAAGGCATCCAGGCTGGTATCAGGGGAGCTGCTGGACTGAAGCTGGAAGGAGATGAGCATGTGCAACGATGTCAGGACTCCAGAGCTGTCTGGCACCCCCGCTCAAGGCTCAGCAACTCTACCTCACCTACTTGTTTCAAAGaagttatattcatttatttgaaggagaaaaaaacagattAGAGAGATctcaatcttccacctgttggttcaccaCACAAAAGCCTGCAAAgggcagggctggtccaggttgaagctaggagcccaaactcaatccaggtctcccaggtggctggcagggaccccaacacctaagccatcacctgcaacctCCCAGtgtgcgttagcagaaagctggagtgaaAGCGCAGGAACCAAGACGAACCAGCACTCCCTcaacttaactgctgcaccaagcaTCCACGCCCTAGTACTCATGTACACACCCCCCCATAATCTGCTAACAAGCCcagttttctccttttctcaCCTTAAACTGGGCCCCAAACTTCCTCAGTTCTTCCAGTTGAAACCGCTTTTGTTCATTCTGAAGTCCAGGGACtatgagaaaacagcaaagaagGTAAAACAAGAAATAGTTGACAGCAGTTCTTGAGAATCCCAAGAAAGCAAACAGCAAGCAGCACTGCCTGCTTCTGAATCCCAAACATCTTCCCAACCGAACTGCACTTCCAAAGCAAAGAGGCATTGGGCTCTGACAGCAGACACACCCACCTTTCCCAGTTATTCGGGCCAGTTCCTGGGGCTCCAGAGCTCTGCCAGGTTCCTTGGTTGGCAGTTCTTTGACTGAGTAAGGAGAGAGAAGCTGGGTCATGTCTGCAATTACACTACGCATGCTTGCAGCTCCCTAGCTCCCGGCCCTTACCATCGGTAGGAGCCAGGGAGATCTTTGGAGAAGCTGGGGAGACGGAGCCCACTGTAGGATCTGTGACTGATGACGTCACAGGGATGGAGGCTGAAGAGGCTGCCACTGCTGAACCGATGGGCGGCTCCGGACAGGACGCAGAGATGGGGGCAGGTGCAGCAGACTTGGGAGAACGTGGCGGGTACATCCGGCCCACTGGAAGAAAAGGGGGAGCTGCACAATGGTTACTGCTGGTCAGTAACCAGTGAACAATGAGTACAGGGTTGCTGTTGGGGCAtaggttaagcctcagcctgtagtgccagcattgcaTTTGAGCACCAATTTGGGTCctgtatgctccacttcccatccagctccttgctaatgctcctgggaaagcaccagaggatggcccaggtacttgggccctgtgcccatgtgggagacaagcagCTCCAAGCTGTCAGCTCAGGGACAGCCCAGCTTTAGCCAtttgtctctgtaaattctgagtttcaaaacaaaacaaaaatgaagtagggctggtgccatggcacatTAGGTTAAGCTTcaacttgtggtgccagcatcccatacaggcaccagtttgagtcctgttatggtccacttccagtctagctctctgcacccatgcaggagacccagaagctgctcctggcttcaaatagttcagctctggatgttgtagccatttgggggactgaaccagcagatggaagaccttctttcaGAAAAAGCCATCAGTCTAAGATTACCATTAACACTGTGTGAATTCACCCAATTACTACTCCCAAGGCAGTAACCCAAGCGAAGGGCCTTTGGACTCCGTGAACCACTGCAACGTTTCAGACATCAGTGGCTACAGACTAACCAACTAGAGACCCAGAGTAAAGCAAGCTTGGTGTTGGCAGAACTTCTGATCTTTTAACCTCCGACCTCTCTTGTTTTAAAATGCTGTCAACTAGGGCCGATgccatggcatagtggctaaagctgCCGCGTACACTACTGGCACCCCCACGACCGCCAGCTAGAGGCCCAAGTGCTTCtgtgcctgcacccacgtgggagactcagaggaaagtcctgtttttgtcctggctcaatcctggctgtGGTAGCCAACCAGGAGGTGGAAGGTCTTTCAAACAACTAAAATGTTGGCAACAACTTCAAATCTAAACAAGACATCTGTCAGTCAGATACATCATAACTTGCTACACTAGGATTTCAGCCCTGAGAACACTGAGCAATTATAGTCCAAAAAAGGACAAGCTCCAGGCCTTTAAACCCTACGCCAGGAAGCCAGGCGTCTCCTGGGCAGCACAACAGACACACTTGCACTGTGCAGGCTTACCTgtagggggagagggaagggacgCCTCTCCAGAAGGCCTGCTGCTGGGTGAAGACAAAGTCTTGGCGCCTCTCAGAGGCCTCTGGGCCTTAGGGGACATGCGGGAAGGGCctgtatacatatttttaaatgaaaaaattcagTAAGAAGCAGAGCCCCAGCTAATGCATTACCAACAATGCACCCCCAAAATCTTATTCATTACCATCCCTGCCCTCACCAGTTGGCTCCCTAACTTACCTCCATTGATACCACGTGCCTCAGCACCTGGGCCAGGGCTGCTACTGTCAAGATGGTGAGGGCCACGAGGTGGCAAGGAGCTAAGGCCAGGCCGGCCACCCCGAGAACTGCTACAGCGAACTCCTCCCCGGGGACCTTCCCGAACGCGTTGAGGCAGAGGGATATACTTCCCCTCCCTGGGGAAAGAGCTCAAGTAAGGCTGGACAGCCACAACAAGGATTCTGGAAACGCAAAGCCTGTCTTCTCAAGGTCTCCTTGTTCTCGCCAAATGCCTGGCTCTAGCTTCCTTCACTGTCCCTCCCACCTGAATGCCTATCTCAGCTAAAAGTTCTGTTGGCTTACAGCTTCTACCCTACCCCACCCTTGATCCAACCAAGCTGGCCAGTACAGCACAATGCTACCACTACTGACCACGAGAAAGGCTAAGGTGGTATTATATACTTCAAAGCACAACTTTGGTCAGACACACATCATTTACGGCCTGCTTTCAGTTTTCTAAGGAAAAAAGGTTTACCTACAACAAgaacaaatattcagaaaaatatgCTGTGATTCACAAAAGATTTGCCCCCCCTTAAATCTACAAGCTTCAAAAGCTCTGCTTATTTATATCAAGTCACAATGTTCTCTAGGTTTCAGCCCCCTAAATCTAGAACCTGGAAATATTGATGCTTTAACCTAGATCTCATAGACACAAGGCCCAAAGCGGACCCTTGGGGACGCCCAACAGCACCATGCCTGCCACCCGCAGTCACCTGGCTGCCAAGCTGGGACTCTCTCTCCCAGAGCCCTGCCGCTGCACAGCACTATGTTTCTCCTCCTCAGTGCGCCCATCGTCATTCTCCATGGCGATACGCAGGCGGTACTGGGGGCTCGCCTCAATCTCTCTTGCCAGCTGGGCCGCACGCAGCTCCCGCTGCCGGAACTCTTCAGAATTGTCCTTTTCCAAGGGTACCCTGACCAGCACCATCCCAATGCCAAGGACAAAAGTAGAGAAAGACTTTCATCAGTCCTGTAACCAACTGAGGCACTCCCTTTGCAAGTCAGCCAACATTTAAACCAATATCTAGTGGGTCCCAGGCAGAGCTCCAAGCAGGTCTCTAATCTATAGGCACCTGGATATttgaatattttgctttttatttatcaaCAGGCaagggacagagacacagaacATGCTCTGATCCACTGGTGAGCCCCCTGCAAATGCCTgacaagccagggctgggcaaaggTGGAAGCCAGGCCTTCTGAAgcatggcagaaacccaatggcctgagccatcaccactgcttcctggTGTCTATGTCGGAAGAAGTTGGAAGTGGGAACTGTGACCTAAACTCAGGTcctccgggcccggcggcgtggcctagcggctaaagttctcgccttgaaagccccggttctaatcccagcagctccacttcccatccagctccctgcttgtggcctgggaaagcagttgaggacggcccaatgctttgggaccctgcacccgtgtgggagacccagaagaggttccaggttcccggcttcggatcggcacgcatcggcccgttgtggctcacttggggagtgaatcatcggacggaagctcttcctctctgtctctcctcttctctgtatatctgagtttgtaataaaacaaataaatctaaaaaaaaaataataaaaaaataaactcaggTCCTCCAATGGGGGCAGGAGCATCTTAAACCACCAAGCAAGAGGCCCAGCCCAAATGCATGTACATAAAATCCTTCTAGACTGTTCCACCTAGAGACCTGCATGGGTTTGCAATTCCCACCTATggaacaaacattaaaaataagttgaaataaaaacaaataagtaaatacaagtTCTAGAGGCAAGGTATGGGTGGATGAACCCATGCGAGTGAGCTGGAATCAGAAAACCTTGAAGGGGGCAGTTTACAAAGTATaccaggaatgggggaagggcAACCTGGATCCCCAGAAAAGCATGAGCAGACTACGTCTGTCCCACCTAAAAGCTCGGCCTTCTGGGACTGACCCAGCACCCCACACCACGCCACCTGGAAAGCATCAAGACACTCACGTGTAAGAAGACAAACTACTATCGTAGGTAGTCTTCACACCGTAGTTCTCCTCATTGAACTTGAACATTTCATTGGGGTCCCACCCATTGGACTAGGGGAAGGGGGGGGAGGGAAAATGTTTAAAACCAACAATGACATGTCAAGCCCCTCTCACTAGGTTAAAGACTTTAAAATGTGAGCAAACCAAGAACGGGAAAGCAGAGGCGCCACTGGTGGGCGTTTGACCCACTAGAACCAGATATGTGCAGCACAAAGTGGCACTAACCAATAAAACTGACAAACCCTAAAGCCTAGCAAGTCTCATGGAGCTGTACTCTGGAGGCATCCTGGCCCATGTACATGGGGAATACATGTGCTACAAGTTCAATGAGGCACCCTTTTTAAGCAAAACAAAGGCAAGTAACACAGATCAGTTAAGGCCATAAGACAAATTCAATGAGGTGCTTACATACATGAGCACGCATGTACAGAAATAAAACAGTACACTAGAGCTAATAAGTTAGACCTAAGTGTCAACATGAAAACTCATACAGAAAGTCAAAGTAAAGCCTTGCACAAACATCAAAGCATAAACACATCTGAGAAATTTTTCAGTACATCCAAGGGGCCTCCAGTGGCAATCTGGTCTACAGTTAAGACTGCAAAGATGACTGGCAGGCAATAAATACCAGCAGCTGTTTGCTTATAAGGGTAAGAGAACAGGTTTTTATGCTCTACTGTCTTCTGTTCCTTTTCATTGGATACCCTTCTCCCCAAGAACGCTCTGGGCACGAGTGGGCCTGTCCACACCCTACGTCCTGACTGCCCGCTCTGGGGAAGGGCCTCATACCATGTCAGACTCGAGGTCGTAGTCATCGCTGTTGCTGTCGCCCCCTTCCCAGCGCTGCAGCACCTTCTCTTTGTGTTCCCCATTCACCTTCGAGTTCATGGCAATGGCGGAATCAGTGAACTTGTCTGGGGGGGAAGAGTTGAAATCAGGAGTCAGATGAAATCTCAAAGCTTTTCCTATACCTTTATTTCAGGAAcacaatgtaaaaacaaaaaccaaaccagaacaaaagaaaaacaaaatccaccaccaataaaaagcaagcaaaaaagctTGGTATTAATAGTTCGTGATgaataagaattaaaaattaaatagggGAAAAGGTGATGAACAAGCCAGAATCCACCTAATCATGTATTAGACATCAAGAAAATCCCAGCCATCTCCCCCAGATAAAAAGGTggtaaagaaggagaaaaaaaaaaatccagccaacatgtctccctgcacacccctcccctaCCCCATGGCCCCCACCAACCTTTAGTAGCGTAATTGAAGTCAACATTTCGGAAGTGGACGAGCATCACGTCACTCGGCTTGAACACCATCGTGTCCACAATATCCTCCCGCCGGGGACCACCTGCTGGCTCAGATACCTTCCGGTGCACAGCATCCACGGCTAGTTCAAACTACAGAAGTCCCATCCCCCGAAGTCAGGAATCCAGTGTCAAGAAACGTGAAGGCAGAAAGAGGACTACTTCCCAGCAACATTCTCCTGTGAACCCACTCCTCAGTGTCAACCAAAGCCTGAAACTTCAAGTCCTCGGCCAGGACTGTGAACACCACTGCCACCCAGTCCACAGTCTCAACTCCATTCTCCTCATCCTCTGTCCTCTAACTCCCCAACGCTGACCATCTGAGTACACTGACCTTGGAGCTCAGAGTCTTGAAGATACCCTCATAGGTGGTGCCATTTTTCACTTTGACATCACAAGTGGAGCCCTAGTGGGATAAAGAGCTAAAAAGCGTGCCCCAGAAAACAGACCCCTCACATTCCTCAAAGTACTCATGGCTAAGTCCCCACTTACCACAACAGCAGTAAGGAAATGCAGCATCCTCGAATTGTTATAAACACCTTCAAACACCTGTCAGGACGGAGACATCAAGGAGCAGCCAGTTGACAGCTTGCCTTCTAAACTGTCACATTCTATTGCTGCCCACTTAGCCCTCCCTGTGCCCATTTGACCATTTCTGCACCGAatctcccccaaactcccaagtATTTGTTTTTGAGGTCCCCTTTTTCTACTGGGAGGAAAAGGCACTCACAGGTGACTGTGGAGGCCCCTTCCCTGTGCTCTGGCCCCTGTAAGAGAAGGAAACAGGACACGTGTTACCGCAGTGCTGAATCCCCTATACACCAGCAACGACCGATACATGCTAGAACCACGTACTGGGAAGGTTCTGATTGAGGCTACCAGCCAGTCAATCAACAGAGCTTCCAAACTGATACTCAACACCTTCCTTCCCGATGCCAGTGAAGAGGACCCCGCTCAGCAGCAGCTGTCACTTCACTCTAAATTCCAATGCCACACGAGATTCCCACTTtctcggggggtggggggaagctgcAGGCTTCCAACAGGTCAACG
It contains:
- the ATXN2L gene encoding ataxin-2-like protein isoform X21; this translates as MLKPQPSQQTSQPQQPPPPAPQAVARRPPGGTSPPNGGLPGPLAAASTPPGPPAAASPCLGPAAAAGSGLRRGAEGILAPQPPQQQQHPERSGAGAIGSARGQSTGKGPPQSPVFEGVYNNSRMLHFLTAVVGSTCDVKVKNGTTYEGIFKTLSSKFELAVDAVHRKVSEPAGGPRREDIVDTMVFKPSDVMLVHFRNVDFNYATKDKFTDSAIAMNSKVNGEHKEKVLQRWEGGDSNSDDYDLESDMSNGWDPNEMFKFNEENYGVKTTYDSSLSSYTVPLEKDNSEEFRQRELRAAQLAREIEASPQYRLRIAMENDDGRTEEEKHSAVQRQGSGRESPSLAAREGKYIPLPQRVREGPRGGVRCSSSRGGRPGLSSLPPRGPHHLDSSSPGPGAEARGINGGPSRMSPKAQRPLRGAKTLSSPSSRPSGEASLPSPPTVGRMYPPRSPKSAAPAPISASCPEPPIGSAVAASSASIPVTSSVTDPTVGSVSPASPKISLAPTDVKELPTKEPGRALEPQELARITGKVPGLQNEQKRFQLEELRKFGAQFKLQSSSSPDTSLDAFPPRILKEEAKGKEKEVDGLLASEPLGSPVSSKTEAALDKEDKASLAAAGGTEGPEQPQPSCPSQTGSPPVGLLKGDDKDEGPVAEQVKKSTLNPNAKEFNPTKPLLSVNKSTSTPTSPGPRTHSTPSIPVLTAGQSGLYSPQYISYIPQIHMGPAVQAPQMYPYPVSNSVPGQQGKYRGAKGSLPPQRSDQHQPASAPPMMQAAAAAGPPLVAATPYSSYIPYNPQQFPGQPAMMQPMAHYPSQPVFAPMLQSNPRMLTSGSHPQAIVSSSTPQYPSAEQPTPQALYATVHQSYPHHATQLHAHQPQPATTPTGSQPQSQHAAPSPVQHQAGQAPHLGSGQPQQNLYHPGALTGTPPSLPPGPSAQSPQSSFPQPAAVYAIHPHQQLPHGFTNMAHVTQAHVQTGITAAPPPHPGAPHPPQVMLLHPPQSHGGPPQGAVPQSGVPALSASTPSPYPYIGHPQVQSHPSQQLPFHPPGN
- the ATXN2L gene encoding ataxin-2-like protein isoform X15 produces the protein MLKPQPSQQTSQPQQPPPPAPQAVARRPPGGTSPPNGGLPGPLAAASTPPGPPAAASPCLGPAAAAGSGLRRGAEGILAPQPPQQQQHPERSGAGAIGSARGQSTGKGPPQSPVFEGVYNNSRMLHFLTAVVGSTCDVKVKNGTTYEGIFKTLSSKFELAVDAVHRKVSEPAGGPRREDIVDTMVFKPSDVMLVHFRNVDFNYATKDKFTDSAIAMNSKVNGEHKEKVLQRWEGGDSNSDDYDLESDMSNGWDPNEMFKFNEENYGVKTTYDSSLSSYTVPLEKDNSEEFRQRELRAAQLAREIEASPQYRLRIAMENDDGRTEEEKHSAVQRQGSGRESPSLAAREGKYIPLPQRVREGPRGGVRCSSSRGGRPGLSSLPPRGPHHLDSSSPGPGAEARGINGGPSRMSPKAQRPLRGAKTLSSPSSRPSGEASLPSPPTAPPFLPVGRMYPPRSPKSAAPAPISASCPEPPIGSAVAASSASIPVTSSVTDPTVGSVSPASPKISLAPTDVKELPTKEPGRALEPQELARITGKVPGLQNEQKRFQLEELRKFGAQFKLQSSSSPDTSLDAFPPRILKEEAKGKEKEVDGLLASEPLGSPVSSKTEAALDKEDKASLAAAGGTEGPEQPQPSCPSQTGSPPVGLLKGDDKDEGPVAEQVKKSTLNPNAKEFNPTKPLLSVNKSTSTPTSPGPRTHSTPSIPVLTAGQSGLYSPQYISYIPQIHMGPAVQAPQMYPYPVSNSVPGQQGKYRGAKGSLPPQRSDQHQPASAPPMMQAAAAAGPPLVAATPYSSYIPYNPQQFPGQPAMMQPMAHYPSQPVFAPMLQSNPRMLTSGSHPQAIVSSSTPQYPSAEQPTPQALYATVHQSYPHHATQLHAHQPQPATTPTGSQPQSQHAAPSPVQQHQAGQAPHLGSGQPQQNLYHPGALTGTPPSLPPGPSAQSPQSSFPQPAAVYAIHPHQQLPHGFTNMAHVTQAHVQTGITAAPPPHPGAPHPPQVMLLHPPQSHGGPPQGAVPQSGVPALSASTPSPYPYIGHPQVQSHPSQQLPFHPPGN